In Vigna angularis cultivar LongXiaoDou No.4 chromosome 8, ASM1680809v1, whole genome shotgun sequence, one DNA window encodes the following:
- the LOC108344532 gene encoding F-box/kelch-repeat protein At3g23880 — MAISSAEILPHELLMEIMSWLPVMSLMQFRCVSKTWKFLISNPYLVKLHLERSSRNPKILLMAKQRDNNICFWARSRSLPCFIKSPAQSFCGGILPCPNPYKYYLFGSCNGLLSLHDSLSTNGCEQHWVCFWNPATNICSGPSPSLLLYYGNARVQHYMYFGFGYDDGRDSYKVVAMVLDWTTLQKSMWVYCMGDVCWRCPLMTSPGFYPFDSNGYSLNGTVNWIGISLEKSKFEVLQIFSYDLKNDTCRYLSVPETKDSEFTSMGVFNGCLCVSLDQGMIGFVVLALKDVRDERSWSRLLSVSYETLKISPHYHNLRILCMWGDLLLLTCSEFGGAYNIISIFNLKENKVKRTQGYYKPFLGDIFCCHYAPSLILPI, encoded by the coding sequence ATGGCGATTTCTTCTGCTGAAATACTCCCTCATGAACTCCTAATGGAAATTATGTCATGGCTTCCTGTGATGAGTCTCATGCAATTCAGGTGCGTTTCAAAGACGTGGAAATTCCTTATATCCAATCCCTACTTGGTGAAATTGCATCTTGAAAGATCCTCCAGAAACCCAAAAATCCTCTTAATGGCGAAACAGAGAGACAATAATATATGTTTCTGGGCTCGTTCACGCTCTTTACCTTGTTTTATCAAAAGCCCTGCACAGTCTTTTTGTGGTGGTATCTTGCCCTGCCCTAAcccttataaatattatttattcgGTTCTTGCAATGGTTTGCTTTCTCTACATGACTCCCTTTCCACAAATGGGTGTGAACAGCACTGGGTCTGCTTTTGGAACCCTGCCACCAATATTTGCTCCGGGCCTTCACCAAGCTTGCTTCTATATTACGGCAATGCTCGTGTTCAGCATTATATGTATTTTGGGTTTGGGTACGATGATGGGAGGGACAGTTACAAGGTAGTGGCAATGGTTTTGGATTGGACTACACTGCAAAAGAGTATGTGGGTTTACTGCATGGGTGACGTATGTTGGAGATGTCCTTTAATGACCTCTCCGGGATTTTACCCTTTTGACAGTAATGGATACTCTCTGAATGGTACTGTTAACTGGATAGGAATTTCTTTGGAAAAATCGAAATTTGAGGTGCTACAAATATTTTCGTACGATCTAAAGAACGATACTTGCAGATATTTGTCGGTGCCTGAAACTAAAGATTCTGAGTTTACTTCTATGGGAGTTTTTAATGGTTGTCTTTGTGTTTCTTTGGATCAAGGGATGATCGGCTTTGTTGTTTTGGCATTGAAGGATGTTCGAGACGAAAGATCTTGGAGTCGGTTGTTGAGTGTAAGTTATGAAACTCTGAAAATCTCTCCTCATTACCATAACCTACGGATTTTGTGCATGTGGGGTGATCTTCTCTTGCTCACATGTTCAGAGTTTGGGGGTGCTTACAATATCATCAGTATCTTTAATTTGAAGGAGAATAAAGTAAAACGTACTCAAGGTTACTACAAGCCGTTTCTCGGTGACATCTTCTGTTGTCACTATGCTCCAAGCTTGATTTTGCCTATTTGA
- the LOC108344866 gene encoding membrane-anchored ubiquitin-fold protein 2 isoform X1, whose product MAGSQDQLEIRFRLSDDSDIGPKSYSAATSIATLKESVLAQWPKDKDYGPRTVKDLKLISAGKILENNRTVGECQSPLCDLPGGVTTMHVVVQPPSVEKDRKVTSEVKQNKCVCVIL is encoded by the exons ATGGCTGGGAGCCAAGATCAGCTAGAGATCAGGTTTCGGCTGAGTGATGATTCGGATATAGGCCCTAAAAGTTATTCTGCTGCTACTAGTATTGCAACGCTGAAAGAAAGTGTTCTTGCTCAATGGCCAAAAG ATAAGGACTATGGACCAAGAACCGTTAAAGATTTGAAGTTAATTAGTGCCGGAAAAATATTGGAGAACAACAGAACAGTGGGAGAATGTCAGAGTCCATTGTGTGATCTCCCTGGTGGAGTTACAACAATGCATGTGGTTGTGCAACCACCTTCTGTGGAAAAAG ATAGGAAAGTAACAAGTGAAGTAAAGCAGAACAAATGTGTTTGTGTGATATTATAG
- the LOC108345877 gene encoding probable galacturonosyltransferase 13, translating to MQLHFSPSMRSITISSNNGIIDLMRIKVAACHISYRTLFHTILILAFLLPFVFILTALVTLEGVNKCSSFDCLGRRLGPRLLGRVDDSSKRLVRDFYKILNEVKTGEIPLALDLPDSFEQLVSDMKSKQYDAKTFAFLLRGMMEKFERDTREAKFAELMNKHFAASSVPKGIHCLSLRLTDEYSSNAHARKQLPPPELLPTLSDNSYHHFVVSTDNILAAAVVVSSTVHSSQNPDKIVFHVITDKKTYAGMHSWFALNPITPAIVEVKGIHQFDWLTRENVPVLEAVENQNGIRNYYHGNNFARNNPSETNPQKYASKLQARSPKYISLLNHLRIYLPELFPNLDKVVFLDDDVVVQHDLSPLWEINLTGKVNGAVETCRGDDEWVMSKHFRNYFNFSHPLIAQHLDPDECAWAYGMNVFDLRAWRSTNIRETYHTWLKENLRSNLTMWKLGTLPPALIAFKGKVHPIDHSWHMLGLGYQNKTDIESVKKAAVIHYNGQSKPWLQIGFEHLRPFWTKYVNYSNDFVRNCHILDS from the exons ATGCAGCTTCACTTCTCGCCTAGCATGAGAAGCATCACGATATCGAGCAACAATGGGATTATTGACTTGATGAGGATCAAGGTAGCAGCTTGCCACATTTCCTATCGAACCCTCTTCCACACCATCCTCATCCTTGCTTTCTTGTTGCCCTTTGTCTTCATTCTCACCGCTCTTGTTACCCTTGAAGGTGTCAACAAGTGCTCCTCTTTTg ATTGTTTAGGTAGGCGTTTAGGACCAAGGCTTCTTGGTAGGGTTGATGATTCATCG AAGAGACTAGTTAGAGATTTTTACAAGATCCTCAACGAAGTAAAGACCGGGGAAATACCACTTGCTCTAGATCTGCCTGATTCGTTTGAGCAACTGGTTTCTGATATGAAGAGTAAACAATATGATGCAAAAACATTTGCCTTCTTGTTAAGAGGAATG ATGGAGAAATTTGAGAGAGATACCAGAGAAGCTAAATTTGCAGAGTTGATGAATAAGCACTTTGCAGCAAGTTCAGTCCCTAAAGGGATTCATTGTCTGTCTTTGCGTTTGACTGATGAATATTCCTCAAATGCCCATGCACGCAAACAACTGCCTCCGCCAGAGTTACTACCTACACTGTCTGACAACTCTTACCACCATTTTGTTGTTTCAACCGATAACATCTTGGCCGCAGCTGTAGTTGTTAGTTCTACTGTGCATTCATCTCAGAATCCTGACAAAATAGTCTTCCATGTCATCACTGACAAAAAAACTTATGCGGGCATGCACTCATGGTTTGCACTAAATCCCATCACTCCTGCTATAGTTGAAGTCAAAGGCATTCACCAGTTTGATTGGTTGACGAGAGAAAATGTTCCAGTACTTGAAGCCGTAGAAAATCAAAATGGGATAAGGAATTACTACCATGGGAATAATTTTGCCAGAAACAATCCCAGTGAAACCAATCCACAGAAATATGCCTCAAAATTGCAGGCCAGAAGTCCAAAGTATATATCTTTACTCAATCATCTCCGCATTTACTTACCTGAG CTTTTTCCAAACCTTGACAAAGTGGTTTTTTTGGATGATGATGTTGTGGTTCAACATGACTTGTCTCCGCTTTGGGAAATTAATCTGACTGGAAAAGTTAATGGAGCTGTGGAAACTTGCAGAGGCGATGATGAGTGGGTAATGTCTAAGCATTTTAGGAACTACTTCAATTTTTCCCATCCCCTAATTGCACAACATTTGGACCCTGATGAGTGTGCTTGGGCTTATGGGATGAATGTATTTGATCTGCGTGCATGGAGATCAACAAACATTAGAGAAACATATCATACCTGGCTGAAGGAG AATCTGCGGTCAAACCTGACGATGTGGAAGCTTGGAACCCTTCCACCTGCTTTGATTGCATTTAAAGGTAAAGTTCACCCTATTGACCACTCTTGGCACATGCTTGGCTTGGGTTATCAGAACAAAACGGATATTGAGAGTGTGAAGAAGGCTGCTGTTATTCATTACAACGGCCAGTCGAAACCTTGGTTGCAAATTGGCTTTGAACATCTTCGGCCATTTTGGACCAAGTATGTCAATTATTCAAATGATTTTGTTAGAAACTGCCACATCTTGGATTCATAG
- the LOC108344866 gene encoding membrane-anchored ubiquitin-fold protein 1 isoform X2: MAGSQDQLEIRFRLSDDSDIGPKSYSAATSIATLKESVLAQWPKDKDYGPRTVKDLKLISAGKILENNRTVGECQSPLCDLPGGVTTMHVVVQPPSVEKGTRVFGM, from the exons ATGGCTGGGAGCCAAGATCAGCTAGAGATCAGGTTTCGGCTGAGTGATGATTCGGATATAGGCCCTAAAAGTTATTCTGCTGCTACTAGTATTGCAACGCTGAAAGAAAGTGTTCTTGCTCAATGGCCAAAAG ATAAGGACTATGGACCAAGAACCGTTAAAGATTTGAAGTTAATTAGTGCCGGAAAAATATTGGAGAACAACAGAACAGTGGGAGAATGTCAGAGTCCATTGTGTGATCTCCCTGGTGGAGTTACAACAATGCATGTGGTTGTGCAACCACCTTCTGTGGAAAAAG GTACAAGAGTTTTTGGCATGTGA